A segment of the Fusarium musae strain F31 chromosome 2, whole genome shotgun sequence genome:
aactcaTCTATCCATACAGCAAACTCTATATAACTCCTATATACTATCGACGCAAGACCAGACAGACCAGCAACATGCATCCTTCCAAGTTGCTCACAAACCAGACCAGCAAGGCCATCTACATCGATAGCATCGCCACACTCTCCGACCCTCTCTCCTCCATGTCTTCCACcttctctcttgtctctctccTCACCATGGCCTATCACATCCGAACACCGCTGCCCTCGAACCAGGAACGCCTTCTTACTCTCTTGAATACCATGTCGCCAGCCTTAAGAACAGAGACAGAATCCGGATACTCTCGCGAGGAGATCCTGAACTCCTTTGTCCACTTTCTCAGCCCCGTCCTCAACGGCATGGCAGGcatgcttgagcttctcacaAACGTTGACGCCTTCTCACGCCCAGAAGATTTCCGTCAATTCTGGAGTCTTGAGAGGAGCAATCTGATCAGAGACTTTGTGGAGAGTGGGGGACCGTTGCGGGGGATGCAGGGCTACGACGTTCCCTTTCTCGAGACCTTTGTGAAGGACCCCTCTTGCAGAATTGCTCTTGGTAGCAACAATGGTATTCTTTTGTTAGTCCCAGGGGACGCCGCGGTCGGCGATGATGTTTGGTGGGACGAAGACGAGCAGCGTCTTTCCGTCTCCAGGAAAGGCGCGGaagacctcaacaccaatgcTGAAGCCTATCTTGACAATGGCTCAAGGATAACTGTCATGGCTATTTCTTCTGCCACCTAAGGATTGGCGATTTCGCACCTCATGACGACTTGACGATACATTTTGACTCTACTGATGCGTACACTtggattttttttatttttttttattttttttttggagAGGAGATTTGATATCCACAGCGGGATTtttggcttttttttttggttctTTTGGGATTTGCAGGCAGCTAACTGCGCTTACTGGAGTACTATGGCGGCGTATGAGCGATGATAAACCTACGTTACCTACCCAAGTGAAAAAAGAGGTAGCACGCATAGAGCAGACCCATTGAGTTTATCTTTGATATGACAGTTGGAAATTTATCAAGCTTTTATCATAAATGGCATGTGCAAGCGCATCCCACGTGCTTAAGCCACGGTTCTATGCCCACCTCAGTTAGTGTACCAGCCACGCACTTGATAGTCCACTTTTCTTGATGGCTGTCTAGGCTGTCTAGGCTGTCTTGCAGCTTGCAGCTTGCAGATCTTAGTTAGCCTCCACTACCTACTACAGTACGTAGCTCTCCCATCTCAGCTGCGTCATCTTGGCTGCCCTGCATCTTTTTTCAACTGCGTGTACCTTGCCTTATCACAATGGCGTCGGACGAAGAACGAGGAAGTAGGCCCAGCCGAAGGCACTACAAGGACAAAGACAACGAAGCCAGTGAAGATCGTCGATCGAAACATACAGAACGTGACTCCGGAGGCCGAGAACGTCGTCGATCACGCGACCGACGCGAGCGAAGACGGTCCCGGACACCAGAAACTTCACGGCGGAGGTCACGAAGCCGGGACCGTCAACGAGACACAAACCGCGAACACAGACGTCGGAGATCACGAGACGATAAGACTTCAAGGCGAAGacgtgacgatgatgacggggAAGGCGGCAGACAGGTTGCAAAGCGAAGCCCTGTGAGGCGCACTGGCCCTTTGCCATCTCAGGCAGATTCTTTCGCCGTTACCACCGGCGAGGCTCCCGAGAAACCCAAAGAAAAGCCCAACTTTGGATCCACGGGCGTCTTGGCGGCGGCATCGAATTCAGTGGCACAGGCGGATGGCACGACAATTACGCTCAAGTATCACGAGCCGTCCGAGGCGCGTAAGCCGTCGCCACGCGATATATGGAAGTTGTTCGTTTTCAAAGGCCAGGATATTGTCGACACGATAGAGCTCAGCACGAGGAGCTGCTGGCTCATCGGGCGAGAAATGTCAGTCGTGGACTTGCCAGCGGAGCATCCTAGTATCAGCAAGCAACACGCCGTGATTCAATTTCGCTATGTTGAGAAAAGGAACGAGTTTGGCGACAAAAttggcaaggtcaagccGTACCTCATCGATCTGGAAAGTGCCAATGGAACAGTTTTGAATGATAGCAAGATCCCAGATAGCAGATATTTGGAGCTCAGGGATAAGGATATGATCCAATTCGGGCACAGCACGAGAGAGTACGTGATAATGCTTGCTCCAAGAGATTGATCTTTACGAAAATGGAACGACGCTCATTTGAGCATGTGGTGACCAGTCTCACTGGAGGTTCAAGGCCCATGTCCAATATGGAACCATACGGCAAGCACATAT
Coding sequences within it:
- a CDS encoding hypothetical protein (EggNog:ENOG41), whose amino-acid sequence is MASDEERGSRPSRRHYKDKDNEASEDRRSKHTERDSGGRERRRSRDRRERRRSRTPETSRRRSRSRDRQRDTNREHRRRRSRDDKTSRRRRDDDDGEGGRQVAKRSPVRRTGPLPSQADSFAVTTGEAPEKPKEKPNFGSTGVLAAASNSVAQADGTTITLKYHEPSEARKPSPRDIWKLFVFKGQDIVDTIELSTRSCWLIGREMSVVDLPAEHPSISKQHAVIQFRYVEKRNEFGDKIGKVKPYLIDLESANGTVLNDSKIPDSRYLELRDKDMIQFGHSTREYVIMLAPRD